A single Symbiobacterium thermophilum IAM 14863 DNA region contains:
- a CDS encoding extracellular solute-binding protein produces MRNTWSRKLVGLLLVIGLFAAGCGGSGQSPNNNQGGTQTPSNSQTQTQQPQTQEPQEEKRLVIYTGRDQSIIDLMVAKFEEKYPEYKGNVEVLPMGAQEIMERVRAEKANPQGDIWWGGTQQALSLAVKEGLLAKINPEFASKIADGYKDPEGHWYGEMLLPEVIMYNKEMISESELPKDWDDLLDAKWKDQIIIRAVPASGTMRTIYAAMIDRFHQEDGKPDRGYEWLLKLDANTKEYAANPTDLYLKIFRQEGSLSLWNLQDVLIQAQEGMPFGYIIPESGVPILVDGVGMIAGAKHPQAAEKFLNLLFSDEVQAELAATRFQIPSINLPESMQPEWLKELMPQLKAMDLEWDVMAEKEAEWIGYWDENIKGKGK; encoded by the coding sequence ATGCGTAACACCTGGTCCCGCAAGCTCGTGGGTCTGTTGCTGGTCATCGGCCTGTTCGCCGCCGGTTGCGGTGGCTCCGGCCAGTCCCCGAACAACAACCAGGGCGGTACTCAGACTCCGTCCAACTCGCAGACCCAGACCCAGCAGCCGCAGACCCAGGAACCCCAGGAGGAGAAGCGGCTGGTCATCTACACCGGTCGCGACCAGTCCATCATCGACCTGATGGTGGCCAAGTTTGAGGAGAAGTACCCGGAGTACAAGGGCAACGTCGAGGTCCTGCCCATGGGCGCCCAGGAGATCATGGAGCGCGTCCGGGCGGAGAAGGCCAACCCGCAGGGCGACATCTGGTGGGGCGGCACCCAGCAGGCGCTCTCCCTGGCCGTGAAGGAAGGCCTCCTGGCGAAGATCAACCCGGAGTTCGCTTCCAAGATCGCCGACGGTTACAAGGATCCTGAGGGTCACTGGTACGGCGAGATGCTCCTCCCCGAGGTCATCATGTACAACAAGGAGATGATCTCCGAGAGCGAGCTGCCCAAGGACTGGGATGACCTGCTCGACGCCAAGTGGAAGGACCAGATCATCATCCGCGCCGTGCCGGCTTCGGGCACCATGCGGACGATCTATGCCGCGATGATCGACCGGTTCCACCAGGAGGACGGCAAGCCTGACCGGGGTTACGAGTGGCTGCTGAAGCTGGACGCCAACACCAAGGAGTACGCGGCCAACCCCACCGACCTGTACCTGAAGATCTTCCGGCAGGAAGGCAGCCTCAGCCTCTGGAACCTGCAGGACGTCCTGATCCAGGCGCAGGAGGGCATGCCCTTCGGTTACATCATCCCCGAGAGCGGCGTGCCGATCCTGGTGGACGGCGTGGGCATGATCGCCGGCGCCAAGCACCCGCAGGCGGCCGAGAAGTTCCTGAACCTGCTCTTCAGCGACGAGGTGCAGGCGGAGCTGGCGGCCACCCGGTTCCAGATCCCGTCGATCAACCTGCCCGAGTCCATGCAGCCCGAGTGGCTGAAGGAGCTGATGCCCCAGCTGAAGGCCATGGACCTCGAGTGGGACGTCATGGCCGAGAAGGAAGCCGAGTGGATCGGCTACTGGGACGAGAACATCAAGGGCAAGGGCAAGTAA
- a CDS encoding NEW3 domain-containing protein, whose amino-acid sequence MVRSKVRKTAQRLLSFALALVVSLGAALIAQPLEAQAAERATVALWKALTPLKSVNTFMNTGAHPDDERSSVLAYVRHALGAHTISLNANRGEGGQNAIGTEYVHALGVVRTRELQEASEANGVELRFLTREMGDPIWDFGFSKSPEETLEQWGHELSLERLVRIIRETRPDVVMPSFLDSYGQHGHHRAMTVLTMEAYDAAADPNAFPEQIAEGLRPWQIKKVYLPAESGSGSVYADNTSLPVNVSVPVGEYDPILGASYVQLGEESRAYHKSQDMGAFYAEGPSYVTLHLAKASIPVNEQESSIFDGLPQTVADLAKLVSDAALKAKLNEVQAAIDAAFEAYPKNAEVAKALTDGLTAVREARALVAEKIGLEDELGYDIDFRLARKERQMEEALAKAVLLVTRLQASEYEVTRGATTTLTLTAFQGGQVPVEDVSLSLSLPRGWKATATAVVNGVDLAYNKTATAKWDVTIPTNAEYFDPYHPHEITGVIRFSVNGVSAVVTVEPQEYVAVLPDVALRTDPENAVINLDQPGSFTINVVATNYKAGQATTVVMPVLPEGWTAQPSMQRLSFARKGEVKSATFTITPPSSLQAGGYEIGFRAVGGASSDSSVQVIEYDHIGRTYMVEKAVVDVQAFPVVVPEGLRVGYVDGGSDSVPQYLRLIGVNVELLDESTLAYGDLSVYDTIVLGIRAYRTRPDLVAANSRLMEYVRNGGNLVVQYHQPGDNWNASTSAPYYLQPGSPSFNWRVTDENAEVTVLQPEHPLLTYPNVIGPEDWEGWVKERAVYIPSGWASEFTPLISMADPGEEPFEGTLLVANYGEGRYIYTSLVLYYQLEQNVPGAYRLFANLITPAR is encoded by the coding sequence ATGGTTCGGTCCAAGGTCCGGAAGACCGCTCAACGTCTGCTCTCCTTCGCCCTGGCGCTTGTGGTCTCCCTGGGGGCTGCGCTGATCGCGCAGCCCCTGGAGGCCCAGGCGGCAGAGCGTGCCACGGTCGCCCTGTGGAAGGCGCTGACGCCGCTGAAGTCGGTGAACACGTTCATGAACACCGGCGCACACCCCGACGATGAACGGAGTTCGGTCCTGGCCTACGTCCGGCATGCCCTGGGCGCCCACACCATCAGCCTCAACGCCAACCGGGGCGAGGGAGGCCAGAACGCCATCGGCACCGAGTACGTGCACGCCCTGGGCGTGGTGCGTACCCGGGAGCTGCAGGAGGCCTCCGAGGCCAACGGCGTGGAGTTGCGCTTCCTGACCCGGGAGATGGGTGACCCCATCTGGGACTTCGGCTTCTCCAAGAGCCCGGAGGAGACGTTGGAGCAGTGGGGCCACGAACTCTCCCTGGAGCGGCTGGTGCGCATCATCCGCGAGACCCGTCCGGATGTGGTAATGCCCTCTTTCCTCGACAGCTACGGCCAGCATGGTCATCACCGGGCGATGACGGTGCTGACCATGGAAGCGTATGACGCGGCCGCCGACCCCAACGCCTTCCCCGAGCAGATCGCGGAGGGGCTGCGGCCTTGGCAGATCAAGAAGGTCTACCTGCCGGCAGAATCCGGCAGCGGCAGCGTTTATGCCGACAACACCAGCCTGCCGGTGAACGTCTCGGTGCCCGTGGGCGAGTACGACCCGATCCTGGGCGCCTCCTACGTCCAGTTGGGTGAGGAGTCCCGGGCGTACCACAAGAGCCAGGACATGGGTGCCTTCTACGCCGAGGGTCCGTCCTACGTGACCCTGCACCTGGCGAAGGCGTCCATCCCGGTGAACGAGCAGGAGAGCTCCATCTTCGACGGGCTGCCGCAGACCGTGGCTGACCTGGCGAAGCTGGTCAGCGACGCGGCGCTGAAGGCGAAGCTGAACGAGGTGCAGGCCGCCATCGACGCCGCCTTCGAGGCCTATCCGAAGAACGCCGAGGTGGCCAAGGCGCTGACCGACGGCCTGACCGCAGTCCGTGAGGCCCGGGCGCTGGTGGCCGAGAAGATCGGCCTCGAGGACGAGCTGGGCTACGACATCGACTTCCGCCTGGCCCGCAAGGAGCGGCAGATGGAAGAGGCGCTGGCGAAGGCCGTGCTTCTGGTGACGCGCCTGCAGGCCAGCGAGTACGAGGTGACCCGCGGCGCCACGACCACCCTGACCCTCACCGCTTTCCAGGGCGGCCAGGTGCCCGTGGAGGATGTCTCCTTGTCGCTGAGCCTCCCCAGGGGGTGGAAGGCGACGGCGACCGCCGTGGTGAACGGCGTGGACCTGGCCTATAACAAGACGGCCACGGCCAAGTGGGACGTCACCATCCCCACCAACGCAGAATACTTCGATCCGTATCATCCCCATGAGATCACCGGAGTAATCCGGTTCTCGGTCAACGGCGTCTCGGCTGTGGTGACGGTGGAGCCGCAGGAGTATGTGGCGGTCCTGCCTGATGTCGCCCTCCGCACCGATCCCGAGAACGCTGTGATCAACCTTGATCAGCCCGGGTCGTTCACCATCAACGTGGTAGCCACCAACTACAAGGCCGGCCAGGCCACCACGGTGGTCATGCCGGTTCTGCCCGAGGGGTGGACCGCGCAACCTTCCATGCAGCGGCTGTCCTTCGCGCGGAAGGGCGAGGTGAAGTCTGCGACCTTCACCATCACGCCGCCCTCCAGCCTGCAGGCCGGCGGTTATGAGATCGGGTTCCGGGCGGTCGGCGGCGCCAGCTCCGACAGCTCGGTGCAGGTGATTGAGTACGACCACATCGGCCGCACCTACATGGTCGAGAAGGCCGTGGTGGATGTGCAGGCCTTCCCGGTGGTGGTGCCTGAGGGGCTGCGGGTGGGTTACGTCGACGGCGGCTCCGACAGCGTCCCCCAGTACCTGCGGCTCATCGGAGTCAACGTGGAGCTGCTGGATGAGAGCACCCTGGCCTACGGCGATCTCTCGGTCTACGACACGATTGTCCTGGGCATCCGCGCCTACCGGACCCGCCCGGATCTGGTGGCCGCCAACAGCCGGCTGATGGAGTACGTGAGGAACGGCGGCAACCTGGTGGTCCAGTATCACCAGCCCGGCGACAACTGGAACGCCTCCACCTCCGCCCCGTACTACCTGCAGCCCGGCAGCCCGTCCTTCAACTGGCGCGTCACCGATGAGAACGCGGAGGTGACGGTGCTGCAGCCCGAGCACCCGCTGCTGACCTATCCCAACGTCATCGGCCCCGAGGACTGGGAGGGCTGGGTCAAGGAGCGGGCGGTCTACATCCCGTCCGGGTGGGCGTCCGAGTTCACCCCGCTGATCTCCATGGCCGACCCCGGTGAGGAGCCGTTCGAAGGCACGCTGCTGGTGGCGAACTACGGTGAGGGTCGGTACATCTACACCAGCCTGGTACTGTACTACCAGCTGGAGCAGAACGTGCCCGGCGCCTACCGGCTGTTCGCCAACCTCATCACCCCTGCCCGGTAG
- the argH gene encoding argininosuccinate lyase has product MTRNPNPAGAANDPCRNESAAPHAGAASTHAPTRAEIAAEDGRCFPGRSYAEAVLSPIYDSAKHELLEPMMAIHRAHLVMLVEQGLVDAGTARKILAGLASIDLGEVAASRYDGRYEDLFFYVEDLTLKAAGEEAGNLHIARSRNDMGVTMYRMVLRKHLLDAIEAAQLLHRVLLRFAAEEADTVMLAHTHTQQAQPTTLGHWLTAAADVLERDIARMQAAYERANRSPMGAAALSTSGFPISRERVAELLGFDGLVENSYDAIAGADYVSEAAAAVQLTALHTGRMVQDLLLWCTQEYGALRVADPYVQTSSIMPQKRNPVSLEHARTLLSYTAGRAQTVLQMLHNTPFGDIVDTEDEMQPNLWAALSTLRSVFRLLANVVGTAEVNRDLLLERARASFANVTELADLLVREAGLPFRTAHGVVAALVKAAEARGIRDVRDVDPGMVEEAAQKVLGRPLGVPAEKLRLALDPVHFVAVRTVRGGVAPAEVRRMLAEREARAAAMAGWLDAARARLAAAAQRLNSACLALSGEEGGRG; this is encoded by the coding sequence TTGACCCGCAATCCGAACCCGGCCGGGGCCGCCAACGACCCGTGCCGGAACGAATCCGCCGCACCGCACGCAGGGGCCGCATCCACCCACGCCCCGACCCGCGCTGAGATCGCGGCCGAGGACGGCCGCTGCTTCCCCGGGCGCAGCTACGCGGAGGCCGTGCTCAGCCCCATCTACGACAGCGCCAAGCACGAGCTGCTCGAGCCCATGATGGCGATCCACCGGGCGCACCTGGTGATGCTGGTGGAGCAGGGGCTGGTCGACGCCGGGACGGCCAGGAAGATCCTCGCCGGGCTGGCATCCATCGACCTCGGGGAAGTGGCCGCGTCGCGGTACGACGGCCGCTACGAGGACCTGTTCTTCTACGTGGAGGACCTGACGCTGAAGGCCGCGGGCGAGGAGGCGGGCAACCTGCACATCGCCCGCAGCCGCAACGACATGGGCGTCACCATGTACCGCATGGTGCTGCGCAAGCACCTGCTGGACGCGATCGAGGCCGCCCAGCTGCTGCACCGGGTGCTGCTCCGCTTCGCCGCGGAGGAGGCTGACACGGTGATGCTCGCCCACACGCACACGCAGCAGGCGCAGCCCACCACGCTGGGCCACTGGCTCACCGCCGCGGCGGACGTGCTGGAGCGGGACATCGCCCGGATGCAGGCCGCCTACGAGCGGGCCAACCGCTCGCCGATGGGCGCCGCGGCCCTGTCCACCTCGGGCTTCCCCATCTCGCGGGAGCGGGTGGCCGAGCTCCTGGGCTTCGACGGCCTGGTGGAGAACAGCTACGACGCCATCGCCGGGGCGGACTACGTGAGCGAGGCCGCCGCCGCCGTGCAGCTGACCGCCCTTCACACCGGCCGCATGGTGCAGGACCTGCTCCTCTGGTGCACCCAGGAGTACGGGGCGCTGCGGGTCGCAGATCCGTACGTGCAGACCAGCTCCATCATGCCCCAGAAGCGGAACCCCGTTTCGCTGGAGCACGCCCGCACGCTGCTCAGCTACACCGCCGGCCGGGCGCAGACCGTGCTGCAGATGCTGCACAACACGCCCTTCGGCGACATCGTCGACACCGAGGACGAGATGCAGCCCAACCTGTGGGCCGCGCTCTCCACCCTGCGGTCCGTCTTCCGGCTGCTGGCCAACGTGGTCGGCACGGCCGAGGTCAACCGGGATCTGCTGCTGGAGCGTGCCCGGGCCAGCTTCGCCAACGTTACGGAGCTGGCTGACCTGCTGGTGCGGGAGGCCGGGCTGCCGTTCCGCACCGCCCACGGGGTCGTGGCGGCCCTGGTCAAGGCGGCTGAGGCCCGGGGCATCCGGGACGTGCGGGACGTGGACCCCGGGATGGTCGAGGAGGCCGCGCAGAAGGTGCTGGGGCGCCCCCTGGGTGTGCCGGCCGAAAAGCTGCGGCTGGCGCTGGATCCCGTGCACTTCGTCGCCGTCCGCACCGTGCGGGGCGGCGTGGCCCCCGCCGAGGTCCGGCGCATGCTGGCCGAGCGGGAGGCGCGCGCCGCGGCGATGGCCGGCTGGCTGGACGCTGCCCGGGCGCGGCTGGCGGCGGCCGCTCAGCGGCTGAACTCGGCCTGCCTGGCCCTGTCCGGGGAGGAGGGGGGCCGGGGATGA
- a CDS encoding peptide-binding protein: MPGLKPVALTKPVVLTKPLALIALVMLLTGCATPAYPWAGIRGAAGAAAGGPSSSGGAQTAEPMASSDEMPADGGTLYLSMFSAPRGVFNPILMEDGYDATIVGLVFAGLLTRDENLDLVCDLCESFAVSPDHRQFTFRLRRDVTWHDGHPFTAADVAFTFRTILHPDYPGVLTGEYAALRGVAAMLDDRAAVDRELAAGRITADEAAARKRASWQAWLDGEGREAIRVADDHTIVFAADRPHAPLLQNLAIPLLPAHVFAGTPPGDLGDHPATRMPVGTGPYQFVRYVPDQYVELVRHETYHRGRPHIERIIYRMVNQDVAIGQLKAGELDYVVLKPGDVALVADDPDIGIFVRPDLGYQYMGLNHRNPLFADRRVREAILLAIDRQAIVDHLLKGYGHVAEGHLPYGHPYHDLEATPVRRRDTVAAARLLAEAGWTERDAEGYLVRDGRRFRFTLLYPSGNAVRAATAPLIQADLKAVGIQVDLQMMEFSTLAATVFGGERPDAWLMGWGVGLDPDPGPVFDPDSRWGQATGWRSARSRMLLGMGAARLEPEARRPVYRAWSRLLADELPVIFLYSQDQIEAVRLDRVRGLRPDARGALWNIWELWIASGRR; encoded by the coding sequence ATGCCTGGACTCAAACCTGTTGCCCTGACCAAGCCCGTGGTTCTGACCAAGCCCCTGGCTCTGATCGCGCTGGTGATGCTGCTGACCGGATGCGCCACACCAGCTTACCCCTGGGCGGGCATCCGCGGTGCCGCGGGCGCCGCAGCCGGGGGTCCATCGTCCTCCGGCGGGGCGCAGACAGCCGAACCGATGGCATCCTCCGACGAGATGCCTGCAGACGGCGGCACGCTGTACCTCTCCATGTTCTCCGCGCCCCGGGGCGTCTTCAACCCCATCCTGATGGAGGACGGCTACGACGCGACCATCGTCGGCCTGGTCTTCGCCGGACTGCTGACCCGGGACGAGAACCTGGACCTGGTCTGCGACCTGTGCGAAAGCTTTGCTGTGTCCCCGGATCACCGGCAGTTCACCTTCCGCCTGCGTCGGGACGTCACCTGGCACGACGGCCACCCCTTCACGGCGGCCGATGTGGCATTCACCTTCCGAACCATTCTCCACCCCGACTACCCCGGGGTGCTGACCGGCGAGTACGCCGCCCTGCGCGGCGTCGCGGCCATGCTGGACGACCGGGCGGCCGTGGACCGGGAGCTGGCCGCCGGCCGGATCACGGCGGACGAGGCGGCGGCGCGGAAGAGGGCGTCCTGGCAGGCCTGGCTGGACGGGGAGGGGCGGGAGGCGATCCGGGTGGCGGACGATCACACCATCGTCTTCGCGGCGGACCGGCCCCATGCCCCGCTGCTGCAGAACCTGGCCATCCCGCTGCTTCCCGCCCACGTCTTCGCCGGGACGCCGCCGGGCGACCTCGGCGACCACCCGGCCACGCGGATGCCGGTGGGCACCGGACCGTACCAGTTCGTGCGCTACGTGCCGGACCAGTACGTGGAGCTGGTGCGCCACGAGACCTACCACCGCGGCCGGCCCCACATCGAGCGGATCATCTACCGGATGGTCAACCAGGACGTGGCCATCGGACAGCTGAAGGCGGGCGAGCTGGACTACGTCGTGCTGAAGCCCGGGGATGTGGCCCTGGTGGCGGACGACCCGGACATCGGGATCTTCGTGCGACCCGATCTGGGGTACCAGTACATGGGGCTCAACCACCGCAACCCGCTCTTTGCCGACCGGCGGGTGCGCGAGGCCATCCTGCTGGCCATCGACCGGCAGGCGATCGTCGACCACCTGCTGAAGGGGTACGGCCACGTCGCCGAGGGCCACCTCCCGTACGGCCACCCGTACCACGATCTGGAAGCGACGCCGGTGCGCCGTCGAGACACGGTCGCGGCGGCCCGTCTCCTGGCCGAGGCCGGCTGGACGGAGCGGGACGCGGAGGGCTACCTGGTCCGGGATGGCCGTCGCTTCCGCTTCACCCTGCTCTACCCCTCCGGCAACGCCGTACGGGCGGCCACGGCCCCGCTCATACAGGCCGATCTGAAGGCGGTGGGCATCCAGGTTGATCTTCAGATGATGGAGTTCTCCACCCTCGCGGCGACGGTCTTCGGCGGCGAGCGGCCGGACGCCTGGCTGATGGGCTGGGGCGTGGGGCTCGATCCGGATCCGGGGCCGGTGTTCGACCCGGACAGCCGGTGGGGGCAGGCGACGGGCTGGCGTAGCGCCCGCAGCCGGATGCTGCTGGGCATGGGGGCGGCCCGGCTGGAGCCCGAGGCGCGGCGACCGGTGTACCGGGCGTGGTCCCGCCTGCTGGCCGATGAGCTGCCCGTGATCTTCCTGTACAGCCAGGACCAGATCGAGGCGGTGCGGCTGGACCGGGTGCGGGGGCTGCGACCGGACGCCCGGGGCGCCCTCTGGAACATCTGGGAGCTCTGGATCGCGTCCGGGCGCCGCTGA
- a CDS encoding ABC transporter permease — MAGFILRRLLQLVPMLLGASLLIFAVIRLAPGDPYSGLVDPRADPAKIEELRRRHCLDCPLPQQYWRWLSHAARGDLGTSIRFRIPVAQLIGDRLGPSIALGVTAQSIVLLAGIPFGILAAVRRGTWVDAAVTTCSLAFLAIPAFFLGLLLLRFFSLGGLQVLPSAGFTTPGSLLTGPARFLDAARHLILPATALGVTGIAGLMSHVRSAMLEVLRQDYLRTARAKGLPERMVIYRHALRNALMPVITLLGLNLPALLGGAIITESLFQWPGVGRLTYTALLERDYPVLMALNLLFAALTLLGSLLADVGYAAVDPRVRYE; from the coding sequence GTGGCTGGATTCATCCTGCGGCGGCTCCTGCAACTGGTGCCGATGCTGCTGGGCGCCTCCCTGCTCATCTTCGCCGTGATCCGCCTCGCGCCGGGCGACCCCTACAGCGGGCTGGTCGATCCGCGGGCCGACCCGGCCAAGATCGAAGAACTGCGCCGGCGCCACTGCCTGGACTGCCCCCTGCCGCAGCAGTACTGGCGGTGGCTGAGCCATGCGGCGCGGGGCGATCTGGGCACGTCCATCCGGTTCCGCATCCCCGTTGCGCAGCTGATCGGCGACCGGCTGGGGCCGAGCATCGCCCTGGGGGTCACGGCCCAGTCCATCGTGCTGCTCGCCGGCATCCCCTTCGGCATTCTGGCCGCGGTCCGCCGGGGCACGTGGGTCGATGCGGCCGTGACCACCTGCTCGCTGGCCTTCCTGGCCATCCCCGCCTTCTTCCTCGGCCTGCTGCTCCTGCGCTTCTTCTCCCTCGGCGGCCTGCAAGTCCTGCCGTCCGCCGGGTTCACCACGCCGGGCAGTCTGCTCACCGGCCCGGCCCGCTTCCTCGACGCGGCCCGACACCTCATCCTGCCGGCCACCGCTCTCGGGGTGACCGGCATCGCAGGGCTGATGAGCCACGTGCGTTCCGCCATGCTGGAGGTGCTCCGACAGGACTACCTGCGCACGGCCAGGGCCAAGGGGCTGCCCGAGCGGATGGTCATCTACCGTCACGCCCTGCGCAACGCCCTGATGCCGGTGATCACCCTGCTCGGCCTCAACCTGCCGGCCCTGTTGGGCGGGGCGATCATCACCGAGTCGCTGTTCCAGTGGCCCGGAGTCGGCCGGCTTACCTACACGGCGCTGCTGGAGCGGGACTACCCGGTGCTGATGGCGCTCAACCTGCTGTTCGCGGCGCTCACCCTGCTGGGCAGCCTACTGGCGGACGTGGGGTACGCCGCAGTCGATCCCCGGGTGCGCTATGAGTGA
- the opp4C gene encoding oligopeptide ABC transporter permease: protein MAWRRFRANRRAMLGLYVLFALILASACAPLFTHHDPDLPDIRQAEQPPSREHWLGTDELGRDVYARLLYGGRVSLTVGLVAVSIYMAIGVVLGAVAGYYGGAVDSAIMRLTDVVMIVPFFPLALTMAAALRPSVYNTMLVIGLLGWTGVCRLVRGEFLTLRSREYVEAARAIGARDGRIIFRHILPNALGPILVAATLGVGSAILSEAGLSFLGFGVQQPTPSWGNMLAAALSLKVLLREPWIWLPPGLLIFVAVLAVNFVGEGLREALDPRLHR from the coding sequence GTGGCCTGGCGCCGCTTCCGTGCCAACCGGCGGGCGATGCTGGGGCTGTATGTGCTTTTTGCCCTGATCCTGGCGTCGGCCTGCGCGCCGCTGTTCACCCACCACGACCCGGATCTGCCGGACATCCGGCAGGCGGAGCAACCGCCGTCCCGGGAGCACTGGCTGGGGACCGATGAGCTGGGGCGGGACGTCTACGCCCGGCTGCTCTATGGCGGGCGGGTTTCCCTGACGGTGGGACTCGTCGCTGTCTCCATCTACATGGCGATCGGCGTGGTCCTTGGGGCCGTCGCCGGTTACTACGGCGGCGCGGTGGACAGCGCGATCATGCGCCTCACCGATGTGGTCATGATCGTCCCGTTCTTCCCCCTGGCCCTGACGATGGCCGCTGCGCTGCGGCCGTCGGTCTACAACACGATGCTCGTCATTGGCCTGCTGGGGTGGACCGGCGTGTGCAGGCTGGTGAGGGGCGAGTTCCTGACGCTGCGCAGCCGGGAGTACGTGGAGGCGGCCCGGGCTATCGGCGCCAGGGACGGGCGGATCATCTTCCGGCACATCCTGCCCAACGCGCTGGGGCCGATCCTGGTGGCGGCGACGCTGGGGGTGGGTTCGGCCATCCTCAGCGAAGCCGGGCTCTCCTTCCTGGGCTTCGGGGTGCAGCAGCCGACGCCCTCGTGGGGAAACATGCTCGCAGCGGCTCTTTCGTTGAAGGTACTCCTTCGGGAGCCGTGGATCTGGCTGCCGCCGGGGCTCCTGATCTTCGTGGCCGTCCTGGCGGTGAACTTCGTGGGCGAAGGGCTGCGCGAGGCGTTGGACCCGCGACTGCACCGGTAG
- a CDS encoding N-acetylglucosamine kinase has translation MTYYLAVDGGGTKCLAVLVHPDQGIVGSGRSGGSNPQSVGRERAVQALTEAVRLACRHLPEGSRIGTAAFGLAGVDTPATEEDARQLAQTALAAAGVSAECVLVENDGLIALRGAAEGGRGLLVVAGTGSVVYAGDGRRFVRAGGWGHRVGDVGSAFHIAQLGLAAAFRSLDAGDSDTPLIRHLCAAVGVDDLYALYDWLYLPGTGVDAIAGLARAVDAAAQAGDRAAAEVLARAGSELAEAAALAARRAGLVDGSAFPVFLVGGVLQNSAAVRAALLQRLAGKAPGGVVEVPRFAPIYGAVIRALGGPAAVDQRLRERLLAADVLLA, from the coding sequence ATGACGTACTACCTTGCGGTGGACGGCGGCGGCACGAAGTGCCTGGCGGTGCTGGTCCACCCGGATCAGGGCATCGTGGGCAGCGGCCGTTCCGGCGGCAGCAACCCGCAGTCGGTGGGCCGCGAGCGGGCCGTGCAGGCGCTGACCGAGGCCGTGCGTCTGGCCTGCCGCCACTTGCCGGAAGGGAGCCGCATCGGCACCGCCGCCTTCGGGCTGGCGGGGGTGGACACCCCCGCGACGGAGGAAGACGCCCGTCAGCTGGCGCAGACCGCCCTGGCCGCGGCCGGGGTCTCGGCCGAATGCGTCCTGGTGGAGAACGACGGCCTGATCGCCCTGCGGGGGGCTGCCGAGGGCGGGCGCGGCCTGCTGGTCGTGGCCGGCACCGGCTCGGTGGTGTACGCCGGCGACGGCCGGCGGTTTGTCCGGGCCGGGGGCTGGGGCCACCGGGTGGGCGACGTGGGCAGCGCCTTCCACATCGCCCAGCTGGGCCTTGCCGCTGCCTTCCGGTCGCTGGACGCCGGGGATTCCGACACCCCGCTGATCCGCCACCTCTGCGCGGCGGTGGGGGTTGACGACCTCTACGCTCTCTACGACTGGCTCTACCTGCCCGGCACGGGCGTCGATGCCATCGCCGGGCTCGCCCGGGCGGTGGACGCCGCAGCGCAGGCGGGCGACCGGGCGGCCGCGGAGGTCCTGGCCCGGGCCGGCAGCGAACTGGCTGAGGCGGCGGCGCTCGCGGCCCGGCGGGCCGGTCTGGTGGACGGCAGCGCCTTCCCCGTCTTCCTGGTGGGCGGTGTGCTGCAGAACTCGGCGGCCGTGCGTGCGGCTCTGCTGCAGCGGCTGGCCGGGAAGGCCCCCGGCGGCGTGGTCGAAGTGCCCCGCTTTGCGCCCATCTACGGCGCGGTGATCCGGGCTCTGGGCGGCCCCGCCGCGGTGGACCAGCGCCTGCGGGAGCGGCTGCTGGCCGCCGATGTGCTCCTGGCATAG